One stretch of Nocardia fluminea DNA includes these proteins:
- a CDS encoding DUF2784 domain-containing protein yields the protein MSFRVLVGVLAVTHVAFIAYVVAGGFLAWRWPRTVGVHALAVAWGFGTVLIGFHCPLTYAENWARRQARMGELPAAGFIDHYLTGVIYPDSALGLVRALAALAVLVSWFGYARLYQRRLSSRVV from the coding sequence GTGTCGTTCCGGGTGCTGGTCGGCGTTCTCGCCGTCACCCACGTCGCGTTCATCGCGTACGTGGTCGCCGGCGGTTTCCTGGCGTGGCGATGGCCACGCACCGTCGGCGTGCACGCGCTGGCCGTGGCATGGGGCTTCGGCACCGTCCTGATCGGCTTCCACTGCCCGCTGACCTACGCCGAGAACTGGGCGCGCAGACAGGCCCGGATGGGCGAGTTACCCGCCGCGGGATTCATCGATCACTACCTCACCGGGGTGATCTATCCCGACAGCGCGCTCGGCTTGGTGCGCGCGCTCGCGGCGCTCGCGGTGCTCGTGTCCTGGTTCGGCTACGCGCGCCTGTACCAGCGCCGGCTCAGTTCACGTGTCGTGTGA
- a CDS encoding TetR/AcrR family transcriptional regulator, giving the protein MFGERPYAAVSTAELAQRAGVARGLINHYFGNKRDLYLAVVRRMVTLPRQDKVSIPDGTPGERVDAIVGWLLDTIAEHGTTWVKVTSHEGVGDDPEVQQILDQADDAAAERMLVMIGRADLADSAPLRALVLAYAGLVKVAGREWITRATLTRAQVHQLLADTLLTMITVTIPSVLLSEPAPAVETGER; this is encoded by the coding sequence ATGTTCGGTGAACGGCCCTACGCGGCGGTGTCGACCGCGGAACTGGCCCAGCGCGCGGGCGTGGCCCGTGGCTTGATCAACCACTACTTCGGCAACAAACGCGATCTGTACCTGGCGGTGGTGCGTCGCATGGTGACCCTGCCGCGCCAGGACAAGGTGTCCATTCCCGACGGCACACCGGGCGAGCGGGTCGACGCGATCGTGGGCTGGCTGCTCGACACCATCGCCGAGCACGGAACGACCTGGGTGAAGGTCACCAGCCACGAGGGTGTCGGTGACGACCCCGAGGTGCAGCAGATCCTCGATCAGGCCGACGATGCCGCCGCCGAACGCATGCTGGTGATGATCGGACGCGCGGATCTGGCAGACAGTGCACCTTTGCGCGCACTGGTACTCGCCTACGCGGGCCTGGTGAAAGTCGCCGGGCGGGAATGGATCACCCGGGCCACGCTCACCAGGGCACAGGTGCATCAACTGCTGGCCGACACCCTGCTCACGATGATCACCGTGACGATTCCCAGCGTGCTGCTCAGCGAACCGGCGCCGGCCGTGGAAACCGGCGAGCGCTAG
- a CDS encoding pyridoxal-phosphate dependent enzyme, with product MVYTHITELIGNTPLLRLDPAVHGLPDVELYAKLESHNPFGSVKDRVAWAMIRDDIERVRADGQSFIEASSGNTAKALRVLGALHGIPLRAVTNRIRVSEVRQLLQLLGTEIVELPGLSECPDPHAADDVSAVIDQTIGQAPERWYHPSQYTNERNIAAHHDGTGTEIATDLAEAGIGRLDYLIGGLGTTGSTRGTATALLAHHPDLRTVGVVSDRFDFIPGIRSEREMWDVGLFRPDFYDEIVTVDSAAAIEATLDLMRGYGVLAGPTSGAGYCAALRTLATAPRPEGRALVAVLIVCDRIEPYLSYLAKRRPDLFGKPTVPAPPSPEDPAPALSPAELAELDRTARPTVVDTRGAMAYRVGHVPGALNIRDDQLDEMLTQGVPFPRSRPVVFVCPVGETSLRFAAVAHRAGYEAFSLAGGIVAWRDAGYAMERGG from the coding sequence ATGGTCTACACCCACATCACCGAGTTGATCGGCAACACTCCCCTGCTGCGCCTCGACCCCGCCGTTCACGGGCTGCCCGATGTCGAGCTGTACGCGAAACTGGAGTCGCACAACCCCTTCGGGTCGGTGAAGGACCGCGTCGCCTGGGCGATGATCCGCGACGACATCGAGCGCGTCCGCGCGGACGGACAGTCGTTCATCGAGGCGTCGAGCGGAAACACCGCCAAAGCGCTGCGCGTTCTCGGCGCGCTGCACGGCATCCCGCTGCGCGCGGTCACCAACCGGATCAGGGTGAGCGAGGTCCGCCAGCTGCTGCAACTGCTCGGCACGGAGATCGTGGAACTTCCTGGCCTGTCCGAATGCCCCGACCCCCATGCCGCCGACGATGTTTCCGCCGTCATCGATCAGACCATCGGCCAGGCGCCCGAACGGTGGTATCACCCCTCGCAGTACACCAACGAGCGCAATATCGCCGCCCACCACGACGGCACCGGCACCGAGATCGCCACCGACCTCGCAGAGGCGGGCATCGGCCGTCTCGACTATCTGATCGGCGGTCTCGGCACCACCGGCTCCACCCGGGGCACCGCGACCGCGCTGCTGGCCCACCATCCGGACCTGCGCACCGTCGGGGTGGTCTCGGACCGCTTCGATTTCATCCCCGGTATCCGCTCCGAGCGCGAGATGTGGGACGTCGGTCTGTTCCGGCCGGATTTCTACGACGAGATCGTCACCGTCGACTCCGCCGCCGCCATCGAGGCGACCCTGGACCTGATGCGCGGGTACGGCGTGCTCGCCGGACCCACCAGTGGCGCGGGCTATTGCGCGGCGCTGCGCACCTTGGCCACGGCACCGCGCCCCGAGGGCAGAGCCCTGGTGGCCGTGCTGATCGTGTGCGACCGGATCGAACCGTATCTGTCCTATCTGGCCAAACGCAGGCCGGACCTGTTCGGCAAACCCACCGTGCCCGCGCCCCCGAGCCCCGAGGACCCCGCGCCGGCTCTCTCACCCGCCGAGCTGGCCGAACTCGACCGCACCGCCAGACCCACCGTCGTCGACACCCGCGGCGCGATGGCCTACCGCGTCGGGCACGTCCCCGGCGCGCTCAACATCCGCGACGACCAGCTCGACGAGATGCTCACCCAGGGTGTGCCGTTTCCGCGGTCACGGCCGGTGGTGTTCGTGTGCCCGGTCGGGGAAACCTCGCTGCGCTTCGCCGCGGTGGCCCACCGCGCGGGCTACGAGGCGTTCAGCCTCGCGGGCGGCATCGTCGCCTGGCGTGACGCCGGATACGCGATGGAACGCGGCGGCTGA
- a CDS encoding heavy-metal-associated domain-containing protein: MGSPTVQHYDRRAASRVLARLAAPGLFAATEPPPPARITFRATSLQPEPGAALTQSQRMYLERFMRPCRPDQVTSATHRLTWTDSAGIPNTGYFHSAGAGPELAVIARETVLALWYSLAASGLPARGAVLPAHEHGALCATTTDHDPHEIFRVGIEAAGRALVQHGLIAADTPYRGIVEFATGMRDCGVFTAVATRWFWELQASTFRRGMIPVRFATQADGTVRYTADSIAVLRAMKDATIADARAVMLRATGEEGLEIEAAVAKYHDDLDLISRQYALLPADTRPTCLAATQHDIDGAGVHVLATVADRFVETFAALTGSVEVVEDLTEEQPGTGPTGEDDVFFVPDMSCRHCVRTITALLESMEIAVVEVDLESKRVVARIRSPRNRFRVFEALRDGGYNPVDDVPAQVPGASVG, translated from the coding sequence ATGGGCTCGCCCACCGTGCAGCACTACGATCGCCGCGCCGCGTCCCGGGTACTGGCCCGCTTGGCCGCTCCGGGACTGTTCGCTGCCACCGAACCGCCGCCTCCGGCGCGAATCACCTTTCGTGCCACATCATTACAGCCCGAGCCCGGCGCCGCGCTGACGCAGTCGCAACGGATGTATCTGGAGCGGTTCATGCGGCCGTGCCGACCGGATCAGGTGACCAGCGCGACCCATCGCCTCACCTGGACCGACAGCGCGGGCATTCCCAACACGGGGTACTTCCACTCCGCGGGCGCGGGCCCCGAACTCGCGGTGATCGCGCGTGAAACCGTTCTCGCCCTGTGGTATTCGCTGGCAGCCTCCGGACTGCCTGCACGGGGCGCGGTCCTGCCCGCCCACGAGCACGGTGCGCTTTGTGCGACCACCACCGATCACGATCCGCACGAGATCTTCCGGGTCGGCATCGAGGCAGCGGGGCGCGCACTGGTCCAGCACGGACTGATCGCCGCCGACACCCCCTATCGCGGGATCGTCGAATTCGCCACCGGGATGCGTGATTGCGGCGTCTTCACCGCCGTCGCCACCCGCTGGTTCTGGGAATTGCAGGCGTCGACCTTCCGGCGCGGGATGATCCCGGTGCGCTTCGCCACTCAGGCCGATGGGACCGTGCGCTACACCGCCGACTCGATCGCTGTGCTGCGCGCGATGAAGGACGCCACCATCGCCGACGCGCGCGCGGTGATGCTGCGCGCGACCGGCGAGGAGGGCCTCGAGATTGAGGCGGCCGTCGCGAAGTACCACGACGATCTGGATCTGATCTCCCGGCAATACGCGCTGCTGCCCGCCGACACGCGACCCACCTGTCTGGCCGCGACCCAGCACGACATCGACGGCGCCGGTGTGCACGTCCTCGCCACGGTCGCCGATCGGTTCGTCGAGACGTTCGCCGCGCTGACCGGCTCGGTGGAGGTGGTCGAGGACCTGACCGAGGAACAGCCGGGCACCGGCCCCACCGGCGAGGACGACGTGTTCTTCGTCCCCGATATGAGCTGCCGACATTGCGTGCGCACGATCACCGCCCTGCTCGAGTCGATGGAGATCGCGGTGGTCGAGGTCGATCTGGAGTCCAAGCGGGTGGTCGCCCGGATCCGCAGCCCGCGCAACAGGTTCCGTGTCTTCGAGGCGTTGCGCGATGGCGGCTACAACCCGGTCGACGACGTGCCGGCGCAGGTGCCCGGCGCGTCGGTGGGATGA
- a CDS encoding type III PLP-dependent enzyme domain-containing protein, with the protein MIPPAVPAALHPLVAAFLTDRDGVRAALRRYGSPVHLVFPQIFAANLTALRAVLDAAAVRHRICYAHKVNRSAAFARTAAHTGIAVDVASAGELRSALSAGFPADRIEVTGPKGATMLRATLAAAATVNVDNLWELTTLAELAPPESAVPVLLRVSGFSGSAPSRFGIDLADVATALELLVRHRDRLRLLGFAFHLDTAATAERVNAVGDCLELIERAYAHGLAPSVLDIGGGLRQVFTADAGGYDAYDHALRAGLLGRGPALHWGNNTFGYHVAEGTVHGGPVFHKYANTEPAAEILAELLAAPLPGHGGRALGAVLTDNLLDLWLEPGKALVDHAGITVAQVEFVKHAGNGARLVHLDLSRDTVTAADQEVLIDPIVLAEVSEPRPVGVYFAGHLCLERDLITQRQVRVAALPSPGDPVVFPNTAAYHTDLSAAQAAMHPTPAKVAVLHRAGQFVLCPDLDYLPGGR; encoded by the coding sequence ATGATCCCGCCCGCCGTTCCCGCCGCGCTGCATCCGCTCGTCGCCGCGTTCCTCACCGATCGCGACGGCGTGCGTGCCGCACTGCGCCGCTACGGCTCCCCCGTGCATCTGGTGTTCCCGCAGATCTTCGCCGCCAACCTCACCGCGCTGCGTGCCGTGCTCGACGCGGCGGCGGTCCGGCATCGAATCTGCTACGCGCACAAGGTGAACCGCTCCGCGGCGTTCGCCCGTACCGCCGCGCACACGGGAATCGCCGTCGATGTGGCGTCCGCGGGCGAACTGCGTTCCGCGCTGTCGGCCGGGTTCCCCGCCGATCGCATCGAGGTGACCGGTCCCAAGGGCGCCACGATGCTGCGGGCCACGCTCGCGGCCGCGGCGACGGTCAATGTCGACAACCTCTGGGAACTCACGACCCTGGCCGAGCTGGCGCCGCCGGAATCGGCGGTGCCGGTGCTGCTGCGTGTTTCGGGCTTCTCCGGCAGCGCACCGAGCCGGTTCGGCATCGATCTCGCCGACGTGGCCACGGCGCTGGAGTTACTGGTACGTCACCGAGACCGGCTGCGACTGCTGGGATTCGCCTTTCACCTTGATACCGCTGCCACCGCGGAACGGGTCAACGCCGTGGGCGATTGCCTGGAATTGATCGAACGGGCCTACGCGCACGGCCTCGCGCCGTCGGTGCTCGATATCGGCGGTGGCCTACGTCAGGTCTTCACCGCCGACGCCGGTGGCTACGACGCCTACGACCACGCGCTACGGGCGGGCCTGCTCGGGCGTGGGCCCGCGCTGCACTGGGGCAACAACACCTTCGGCTATCACGTCGCCGAGGGGACGGTGCACGGCGGACCGGTGTTCCACAAGTACGCCAATACCGAACCCGCCGCCGAGATCCTCGCCGAGCTGCTCGCGGCTCCGCTGCCCGGGCACGGTGGACGGGCGCTGGGGGCGGTCCTCACCGACAATCTCCTCGATCTGTGGCTCGAACCGGGCAAAGCGCTGGTCGACCACGCCGGCATCACCGTGGCGCAGGTCGAATTCGTCAAACACGCGGGCAACGGCGCGCGGCTGGTGCATCTGGATCTGAGCCGCGACACCGTCACCGCCGCCGACCAGGAGGTGCTCATCGATCCGATCGTGCTGGCCGAGGTCAGCGAACCGCGTCCGGTCGGGGTGTATTTCGCCGGGCACCTGTGTCTCGAGCGCGATCTGATCACCCAGCGGCAGGTGCGGGTCGCAGCCCTGCCGTCGCCCGGCGATCCGGTGGTGTTTCCCAACACCGCCGCCTACCACACAGACCTGTCGGCCGCGCAGGCCGCGATGCACCCGACTCCCGCGAAAGTCGCTGTGCTGCACCGAGCGGGACAGTTCGTACTCTGCCCTGACCTCGACTATCTGCCCGGGGGCCGGTGA
- a CDS encoding SDR family NAD(P)-dependent oxidoreductase produces MTENMIDPDELATCLRVLEHAGQLEKEHPDSIAVQRAVGHMFKKLKHRRRIEAREQISSNDRAVIAATATGSPQRIDDETAGIPISSSTSGASAGTLLKARPCYICKQKYTQVDAFYHQLCPECAAASHTKRDARTDLSGKRALLTGGRAKIGMYIALRLLRDGAHTTITTRFPNDAIRRFAAMEDSADWLHRLRIVGIDLRDPAQVVALADDVAAQGPLDILINNAAQTVRRSAGAYSALVDAETAPLPAGVLPEMVTFGKTMQAHPTALTASLTPSLTASDVAELALVAGSATPERIAAGVAIDAGGLVPDLAHTNSWVQTVGEVEATELLEVQLCNSVAPFILVSRLRPALAAAAGRRKYVVNVSAMEGQFGRGYKGPGHPHTNMAKAALNMLTRTSALEMFESDSILMTAVDTGWITDERPHFTKVRLAEEGFHAPLDLVDGAARVYDPIVQGESGVDLYGCFLKDYRPSPW; encoded by the coding sequence ATGACCGAGAACATGATCGATCCGGATGAGTTGGCGACCTGTCTGCGGGTACTCGAGCACGCCGGGCAGCTGGAGAAGGAACACCCCGATTCCATCGCCGTGCAGCGCGCCGTCGGGCACATGTTCAAAAAGCTCAAGCACCGCCGTCGTATCGAGGCCAGGGAGCAGATCTCCTCGAACGACCGCGCCGTCATCGCCGCGACCGCGACCGGGTCACCGCAGCGCATCGACGACGAGACCGCGGGTATCCCGATCAGTTCGTCCACCTCGGGCGCGAGTGCGGGCACGCTGCTCAAGGCGCGCCCCTGCTACATCTGCAAGCAGAAGTACACCCAGGTCGACGCGTTCTATCACCAGTTGTGCCCCGAGTGCGCGGCCGCGAGCCACACCAAACGCGACGCCCGCACCGACCTGTCGGGCAAACGCGCCCTGCTCACCGGTGGGCGCGCCAAGATCGGCATGTACATCGCGTTGCGCCTGCTGCGCGACGGCGCGCACACCACCATCACCACCCGCTTTCCCAACGACGCGATCCGCCGCTTCGCCGCCATGGAGGACAGCGCCGACTGGCTGCACCGGCTGCGCATCGTCGGCATCGATCTGCGTGACCCCGCCCAGGTCGTCGCCCTGGCCGACGACGTCGCCGCCCAGGGTCCCCTCGACATCCTGATCAACAACGCGGCCCAGACCGTGCGCCGATCGGCCGGCGCCTACAGCGCCCTGGTCGACGCCGAGACCGCGCCACTGCCCGCGGGCGTGCTGCCGGAGATGGTCACCTTCGGCAAGACCATGCAGGCCCACCCGACCGCGCTCACCGCCTCGCTCACCCCGTCGCTGACGGCCAGCGATGTCGCCGAACTCGCGCTGGTCGCGGGCTCGGCCACCCCGGAGCGGATCGCGGCGGGCGTGGCCATCGACGCCGGTGGTCTGGTTCCCGATCTCGCGCACACCAACAGCTGGGTGCAGACCGTCGGCGAGGTGGAGGCCACCGAACTGCTCGAGGTGCAGCTGTGCAATTCGGTCGCGCCGTTCATCCTGGTCTCGCGGTTGCGGCCGGCGCTGGCCGCCGCCGCGGGCAGGCGTAAGTACGTGGTCAACGTCTCCGCGATGGAAGGCCAGTTCGGCCGCGGCTACAAGGGGCCGGGCCACCCGCACACGAACATGGCCAAGGCCGCGCTCAACATGCTCACCCGCACCAGCGCGCTCGAGATGTTCGAGTCCGACTCGATCCTGATGACCGCGGTCGACACCGGCTGGATCACCGACGAACGCCCGCACTTCACCAAGGTCCGCTTGGCCGAGGAGGGCTTCCACGCCCCGCTCGATCTCGTCGACGGCGCCGCGCGCGTCTACGACCCGATCGTGCAGGGCGAGAGCGGCGTCGACCTGTACGGGTGCTTCCTCAAGGATTACCGTCCGTCACCCTGGTGA
- a CDS encoding cold shock domain-containing protein, with the protein MVSIGKLVSFDGSRGFGFIRPDDGGPDVFVHVNDIGLDEDELRQGRLFEFDVTEGDRGPKAINLTGVGQPPTAAKTRKGGDRLNADELRQQITELLLEASPALTAAEIITIRDRFTIFADEHGWLDS; encoded by the coding sequence TTGGTGTCCATCGGGAAATTGGTGTCGTTCGACGGTTCACGGGGTTTCGGATTCATCCGGCCCGATGACGGCGGGCCCGATGTGTTCGTCCACGTCAACGACATCGGCCTCGACGAGGACGAGCTGCGCCAGGGCCGCCTGTTCGAATTCGATGTGACCGAAGGCGATCGGGGCCCCAAGGCGATCAATCTCACCGGGGTCGGGCAGCCCCCCACCGCCGCGAAGACGCGCAAGGGCGGCGACCGGCTCAATGCCGACGAACTGCGTCAGCAGATCACCGAATTGCTGCTGGAAGCCTCTCCCGCGCTCACCGCGGCCGAGATCATCACCATTCGCGATCGGTTCACCATCTTCGCCGACGAGCACGGCTGGCTCGACAGCTGA
- a CDS encoding condensation domain-containing protein, giving the protein MWDPGVGIGSGGFDAGSGVLPAVARTGSDPVCPRPAAAPVPAPRPCPAHVPLAPAQERMWHDARGGRSADWNVARAVRLRGAQIDTTALREALTLLVARHVPLRTRFPATELGPAQRVVDPDEVVLDVAECEVTETELASAVAELAGRPFDLARDLPVRARLFVLGPEDVVLGLVVHHISVDGRSMGPLIRDLVTAYLACRAGTVPRWPPLPISYIDYTLWKHEQLGEFTDEWSRATHQLRYWANALAGRPALLDLPVRALPATPIDPVAGALLPISVDAATHAGLLRMAQEGRASLFMVLQAAFALTVGAFARSSDVTVATAVPGRDHRLLDDLVGNFSDDVLMRVRLDRAADVGELLDQVRRVALAAYAHPDTPNPRLKRCLPQDAAHPLFQATLILQRAQAPRTTVERAAASGLSITEVPTGVVRAKHDLEFGLTDHYDPLGAPAGVDGSFIYPIARFDEATAQQFVARFRAIVGLLADGYRGPLTVLLATTARARTLSSARRATRVLV; this is encoded by the coding sequence GTGTGGGACCCCGGTGTGGGGATCGGATCGGGGGGATTCGACGCCGGTAGCGGCGTTTTGCCGGCGGTCGCGCGCACCGGGAGCGATCCGGTCTGTCCGCGGCCGGCCGCCGCACCGGTACCGGCCCCGCGGCCGTGCCCGGCCCATGTACCGCTGGCGCCCGCGCAGGAGCGAATGTGGCATGACGCGCGCGGGGGCCGGTCGGCGGACTGGAACGTCGCGCGGGCCGTGCGTCTGCGCGGCGCGCAGATCGATACGACCGCACTGCGCGAGGCGCTGACATTGCTTGTCGCCCGGCATGTTCCGCTACGAACCCGCTTTCCGGCGACCGAGCTCGGTCCGGCCCAGCGCGTGGTCGATCCCGACGAAGTCGTGCTCGATGTGGCCGAATGTGAGGTCACCGAAACAGAACTTGCTTCCGCCGTGGCCGAACTGGCCGGCCGGCCCTTCGACCTCGCCCGCGACCTGCCGGTGCGGGCGCGGCTGTTCGTGCTCGGCCCCGAGGATGTGGTGCTCGGCCTTGTCGTGCACCACATCTCGGTCGACGGTCGCTCGATGGGTCCGCTGATCCGCGACCTCGTCACCGCCTACCTGGCCTGCCGTGCAGGCACCGTCCCGCGCTGGCCGCCGCTGCCGATCAGCTACATCGACTACACCCTGTGGAAGCACGAGCAGCTCGGCGAGTTCACCGACGAGTGGAGCCGGGCCACGCATCAGCTGCGGTACTGGGCCAATGCGCTGGCGGGTCGTCCGGCCCTGCTCGACCTGCCCGTCCGCGCACTGCCCGCGACCCCGATCGACCCGGTCGCCGGTGCACTGCTGCCGATCTCGGTGGACGCCGCGACCCACGCCGGGCTGCTGCGGATGGCGCAGGAAGGACGGGCGAGCTTGTTCATGGTGTTGCAGGCCGCGTTCGCGCTCACGGTCGGCGCGTTCGCGCGTAGCTCCGACGTCACGGTCGCCACGGCAGTGCCGGGTCGCGACCACCGGCTGCTCGACGATCTCGTCGGCAACTTCTCCGATGACGTGCTGATGCGCGTGCGCCTCGACCGCGCCGCCGACGTCGGCGAACTCCTCGATCAAGTGCGCCGGGTCGCGCTCGCCGCCTACGCCCACCCCGACACCCCCAACCCGCGCCTCAAACGTTGCCTGCCGCAGGACGCCGCGCACCCGCTGTTCCAGGCCACGCTCATCCTGCAACGCGCGCAGGCGCCGCGCACCACCGTCGAACGCGCTGCGGCCTCCGGGCTTTCGATCACCGAGGTGCCGACCGGTGTGGTCAGGGCCAAGCACGACCTCGAGTTCGGGCTCACCGATCACTACGATCCGCTCGGCGCGCCCGCCGGGGTCGACGGGTCGTTCATCTATCCGATCGCCCGGTTCGACGAGGCGACCGCGCAGCAGTTCGTCGCGCGCTTCCGGGCGATCGTCGGGCTGCTCGCCGACGGGTATCGCGGTCCGCTCACGGTGCTGCTGGCGACGACCGCTCGCGCTCGTACGCTGAGCAGCGCCCGCCGGGCCACCAGGGTGCTCGTCTGA
- a CDS encoding ATP-dependent DNA ligase — MDLPVMPPVRPMLAKSTPSLPREPGLSYEPKWDGFRCIVFRDGDEIELGSRNDRPLTRYFPELAELLKEALPPRCVIDGEIVVVTEHGLDFDTLQQRLHPAASRVTKLAAETPASFVAFDLLALGDRDLTTEPFARRRRELESLLTAAPGRIHLTPITHDPDVAQDWFTRFEGAGFDGVMAKSDELTYLQDKRVMLKIKHERTADCVVTGYRMHKDGEGVGSLLLGLFDDEGNLHHVGVASSFTAARRRELLGELAPLRENALDDHPWRDWADAAAQANAEGKMPGGQSRWSGGKDLSWEPLRPELVAEVRYEHVQSGRFRHGGRLARFRPDRTPESCTYAQLDEVAPAELDAIFGIGA; from the coding sequence ATGGATCTACCGGTGATGCCGCCAGTGCGCCCCATGCTGGCCAAGTCGACGCCGTCGCTACCGCGCGAACCAGGACTGAGCTACGAACCGAAGTGGGACGGCTTCCGCTGCATCGTGTTCCGCGACGGTGACGAGATCGAACTGGGCTCCCGCAACGACCGCCCGCTCACCCGCTATTTTCCCGAGCTGGCCGAACTGCTGAAGGAGGCGTTGCCGCCGCGCTGCGTGATCGACGGGGAGATCGTGGTCGTCACCGAGCACGGCCTCGATTTCGACACCTTGCAGCAGCGGTTGCATCCGGCCGCGTCGCGGGTCACCAAGCTCGCGGCGGAGACACCGGCCAGTTTCGTCGCCTTCGATCTGCTCGCCCTCGGCGATCGCGATCTGACCACCGAACCGTTCGCGCGACGGCGCCGCGAGCTCGAGTCGTTGCTCACCGCCGCGCCCGGCCGGATCCATCTCACGCCGATCACCCACGATCCCGACGTGGCTCAGGACTGGTTCACCCGTTTCGAAGGCGCGGGCTTCGACGGGGTGATGGCCAAGTCCGACGAGCTGACCTATCTGCAGGACAAGCGCGTGATGCTCAAGATCAAACACGAACGCACCGCCGACTGCGTCGTCACCGGATACCGGATGCACAAGGACGGCGAAGGCGTCGGTTCGCTGCTGCTCGGCCTGTTCGACGACGAGGGCAATCTGCACCATGTCGGGGTGGCCTCGAGTTTCACCGCGGCCCGGCGCCGCGAACTACTCGGGGAGCTGGCGCCGTTGCGCGAGAACGCACTCGACGATCATCCGTGGCGCGACTGGGCCGACGCCGCCGCTCAGGCGAACGCCGAGGGCAAGATGCCCGGCGGGCAGAGCCGCTGGAGCGGCGGCAAGGATCTGTCGTGGGAGCCGTTGCGTCCCGAGCTGGTCGCGGAGGTGCGCTACGAGCACGTGCAGTCGGGACGATTCCGCCACGGCGGGCGGCTGGCACGGTTCCGGCCCGACCGGACCCCGGAATCGTGTACCTACGCACAGCTCGACGAAGTCGCACCCGCCGAGCTCGACGCGATCTTCGGAATCGGCGCATGA
- the ligD gene encoding non-homologous end-joining DNA ligase, translating to MSAPVELDIDGRALSISNPDKVYFTKRGETKLDLVNYYRAVAEPLLGVIGGRPLLLERYPDGASGKSWFQKRVPTSAPDWLRTVEVTTPNGTTSDALVAHDLAHILWAVNQGCLGFHVWPNHVPDLRIADELRIDLDPSPGIGFDDLRRAAVLTRDLLAELGIDSSIKTSGSRGLHIYAALEPRWDGYEVRAAAVALARELERRHPEQITAQWWKEERGSRVFVDFNQNAPHKTVFGAWSVRPKVGGQVSTPITWAELDTVVPDELTLATVPARLAEAGDPWADRAPQSIEPLLEMSERDMAAGLMDAPWPPQYPKMPNEPPRVQPSRAKKD from the coding sequence ATGAGCGCCCCGGTGGAACTCGACATCGACGGCCGGGCGCTGAGCATCAGCAATCCCGACAAGGTCTACTTCACCAAACGCGGCGAGACCAAGCTCGATCTGGTCAACTACTACCGCGCCGTCGCCGAACCGCTGCTCGGGGTGATCGGGGGCAGGCCGTTGCTGCTGGAACGCTATCCCGACGGCGCGTCGGGCAAGTCGTGGTTCCAGAAGCGGGTGCCGACGTCCGCGCCGGACTGGTTGCGCACCGTGGAGGTCACCACGCCCAACGGCACCACCAGCGACGCGCTGGTGGCCCACGATCTCGCGCATATCCTGTGGGCGGTGAATCAGGGCTGCCTCGGTTTTCACGTATGGCCCAATCATGTTCCCGATCTGCGGATCGCCGACGAACTGCGCATCGACCTCGACCCCTCGCCCGGTATCGGTTTCGATGATCTGCGCCGCGCCGCGGTGCTGACCCGTGATCTGCTGGCCGAACTCGGCATCGATTCGTCCATCAAGACCTCGGGCTCGCGTGGCCTGCACATCTACGCGGCGCTGGAACCGCGCTGGGACGGCTACGAGGTGCGCGCCGCGGCGGTGGCGCTGGCCAGGGAGCTCGAGCGCAGGCATCCCGAGCAGATCACCGCGCAGTGGTGGAAGGAGGAACGCGGCTCGCGGGTGTTCGTCGACTTCAATCAGAACGCCCCGCACAAGACCGTATTCGGCGCCTGGTCGGTGCGCCCGAAGGTCGGCGGGCAGGTATCGACACCGATCACCTGGGCCGAGCTCGACACCGTCGTCCCCGACGAACTCACCCTCGCCACCGTGCCCGCCCGCCTCGCCGAAGCCGGCGATCCCTGGGCGGACCGGGCACCACAGTCGATCGAACCGCTGCTGGAGATGTCCGAGCGCGACATGGCGGCGGGATTGATGGACGCACCGTGGCCACCGCAGTATCCGAAGATGCCCAACGAGCCCCCGCGCGTGCAACCGAGCCGTGCCAAGAAGGATTGA